TGACCGACACGGTTCTCTGTCTGTgtgcttccttcttcctgtctgttCGGTGCTCGGGACACAGCAATGGCCATTCTTCAGAAAGGGTTGGGCTCCCATAACTTAACACATTAACAGACCTGGATATAGTggtacctgtgatcccagcccttgggaggcaggggcaagagggacaagagttcaaggccagcctcagctacatgaaaCCTTCCCTCATTAAAAACAGACAACCTATATTTCTGTGTACTAATTTTATATCTATAGAAAGAGAAGATTTACCTACTGGATTTTGCATGTTACTACATGAGAATCCTGAACATGctctcagcagttaaaagtctCTTGTCATTGGGCCGGCAAGATAGCTCACTGGACAAAGGCACTTGcctccaagcatgaggacccaagtttcatCCCTGTGGCCCACATAGCAGAAGGGAGAAAAGGCTGAcctacaaactgtcctctgaccactgCGCCCACGCCATGGCATGTACTCCCACCAAAATGAATGAGCAACTGAAATGAAATTCTAAACAGTGCTCCCTCCCCCTCTGCTAACTGTGGCCCCCTCTCTTCTTTGATACCATCTATAGAGCTCATGTTCCTGGAAACCAGTGCACTGACTGGCGAGAACGTCGAAGAGGCTTTCATGCAGTGTGCAAGGaaaatacttaacaaaattgAATCAGGTACCAGCCTCTCCCTAGCCTCATCTGTGGATTTTGCCCTGTAGCTCAGCATTGCCCCCTGCTGGCTGGGTGAACAAGGCTGTAGTAAAGCACTGCTATATAGCAAGTCAGTCACACTTGCCTGCGGGAAGCAAGCTCCCAGGAGTCACTCAGGGGCAGGTGTGTATAGGATGCTATCAAAATTGGGTTATTACAAACTAATTAGTGAACATTGCTGTTACTATTGCTTAGTTTTAAGTTAAAACACAGTTCCACTCAAACGTCTAAAACCGAGGCTCAGGTGGCTCAGAGGGGAGAAGCACACACTGTTCTTGCACAGGATCAAATTCTTTTCGGTTACTAGCACCTACACTGGACAGCTCATAACTGTTTCTaattccaagggatccagtgccctcttgtggccttttgggcacctgcacacgtgtacatacacatacttgaaataaatcttttttgtaAAATCCAAAAGCCCCTGAAGTCAGCCATTGATATGGGCTCTTGATCCTCCTAAGGAGTATTTAATGCCATGTACTCAAATGAATAGACCTTTTGCAGGCAATGGGACGACAGCATATaaatgtgaggacctgagtttgatttctagcacccatgtagTAATCTGGGTGTGATGGTACGTGCTAGTAATCGAGGCACTGGTAAGGCAGAGTCAGGAAGACCCCTGAGGCTCACTCGCTAGACTGCATTGCCAAGTTAGTGAACCCTGGGTCCCAGAGAAcccatgtctcaaaacaagtaGAAAGCATGCAAGTTGAGCTCTGGCGATCTGTATGTTACACACCTGCACATAGGTGTTACACACAATACATTATAAAATTAAGGCCAATGTGGTAGcgtacacctttgatcccagcattagGGATGTGGTGAGAGACAAACCTCTgccttcaaggccagtctggtctacacagcaagcaaaagaccagccaaggctacatagtgagaccctgtttcagaaaacaaaagtattttttactGGATACATTTTTGCTCTTCACGGTGAAGATACAAATGCACGGGCCATCACAGTGTTCCCTTTTCCACTTACCGCGTTTAGGGAACACAGAATCATGGGCATTTTCTTGGTCCTCAGGTGAGCTGGACCCTGAGAGGATGGGCTCTGGCATCCAGTATGGAGACGCTGCCCTGAGACAGCTACGGTCACCTCGACGCACACAAGCTCCAAGTGCACAGGAGTGTGGCTGCTAAGCACCCCGTGACACAGGTGGGTGTTGGGGGCCCTGCATCCTGGGCAGAAAGGAGGGGCTGTAAAACTGCAGAGGGgcggaaggagagggaaggagagggaaggccCATACGGATAGAGGTCTGCCCCACAGGACTGGGGCTGCAGAAGCTCCTCCCGCCCGttcagaagcaaaggcagggCAGACAGGGAGAGCCCAGTGGTCCTGCTGTGACTGTTCTTTTTCCTCAAACCACGGAGTACACGCGACCTAACTGGAACATCTCCAGAACCAGCAAGCTCCCCGTTAAAAACTTTTGGTAGCTCCCTCTCCCATTTCCCAACAAAAAAGTGAACTCTTTTGTTGGAGAAGTCGAGGCAGGAGCCTCCACCTTAGGacaatcctcctatctcagcctccctcccaagtcctgggattacaagtcTACATGCTCAGCTCACAGTGGTGCTGACTTAGCAGTGTGAGCCGGTGTTCATCCAAAGGTGAAATTGCGTCCTGTCTATAGGGCTCCGAGCTGTTTGGCCTTTACAAGCACAAAGGTATCTTCGTCATGCTTCATGTTTCTCAGGTTCGGTGGTGGCTTCTGGAGCCCAGCTGCTGGAACCTGAAGGGCCTGGAGTTTTTACTACCATCTTTTCTACTCTGCACAGAAGTAGATCTTCCCGGGGAGCGGTGCACACTGGCAGCCGGGGCTCCGCAGCCGTTCTGTGAACCAACGCAGCGGACAGTACCTTTAGATGCCACTTGTATGCAGATCCCTGCCCCACATGTACCCCTCATGTTCCGTTAAGTCGAGCTTGTGCTGCACACAGCCCAGCACGTTCCCACAGCACAGAGCCAGTGTGACACGATAGAATCCTGCACTCGCtgagcttttcttttaaaactcacAGGAAATGTGGctgtgaatgagagagagagcgTGCTTCCCTCATTGCGTTGGTTACACGTCTGACTCCCTATGAAGGGACTCCGGTGTGAACAGCCACTGCGTTTCTTATTTAATCCCTCTGACCCCCTTTTACACTGTTTCTGTGATCCACACCTGAAATGCTAAACCCACAGGACTCAGTAACACCTGGAAATAAAGTGGAACCAAGTTTCTCATGCACAGTAAACTGTCCTGCTCTGTGGACTCAGGTCAGCCTGCCCATCCTGCTTGGCTTCCTTGTCACCCCCACCGTCTCCCTGCCAGAAGACCCTAGCAGACTACGGTGCTTTCCTTAAGGCTCAGTGTAAGGGCCTCACTGCCTCTTTTCACGTCTTACGTTCTTTGAGGTCGTTTTCAGGAAACTCACCACCTCTAGAGCAAAGGCTATTATTGCTTATTAAGAAATCTTGGGCTCAAAGTGCCTCGGTTTGCACGTGCAGAGCCCTGGGCCTGATCCCCAGCAAACACCTCCACAGCACACACATTATCTCACGccaggggtggtggtgcacacctagaatcccagcactcagtgaaCCGAGACAGCAGGAGGCGGCGCTCACAAGTCCAAGACCAGCTTGAGCTCAAGTGACTGGCGTACAGTGCATGGAGTGAGTACAGTGTAGAGGTGAATCTCTAATAGCTTTGTAGCTCTTCCCGAATTCATAAATGTCTTACTGTACACAGTTATCAACCTGGTTGTGTTTcaggcagagtctcactgtgtagcccaggaacTCGCTACGTAGACCAGGATGATCTCAAACTAAaaaatctatctgcctctgccttaggaGTTCTGGGAGCaaaggtgtgcacccccacaCCTAGCAAAGCCCTTTTCCCAACAATGTTTCCCGAGCACTGCTTTGTGCAAATTTTAATATGCCCAGACTTCGTCTCTCTCCTATTTAAAATGTCCAGCTTTGAGATTTCACTTTggcaatttattttatgtgtgtgctgcttAGTGCTCACTTCACCTCAGGTCTTTCTAGTTTAATTCTACCACAGTCAAAAACATACAATGCACGATCTTACTTGCTTTGGCTGGCAAGGTCTGTTCATACAATAGGACTGGTGTCTCAGTAACGCTATGTCCCGGAAGGGCTGCTGTGGCTGGGGGAAGCAGGAGCCTCTGTCCGTTGGCGCTTGGTCACCACCAGGCTATCCTGCATCATGGCTGATCCCCACCTGCTAACCCTAGTGCTCATGGGAGGTGCAACTCTCCAGCTCTTACCCTGAACTCGTCGGTCCTCCCGATCTGTAACTAACCCCGCTGGACCTGGCcacacagcctctgcctccatcccGACACAGGATGTCTTCACTTACCTGCATCAGTCTGTGGGTGGGACGCTCACACATTCTGCAGAGTCAGGTGGGTCCTGGGAAGTCTCAGCAACTTTGCAGCATTGTTGGCATGGAAACACCAAGACACGGTATACACCGATAGGTTTggtttcttttgcatttttttaaattgctgctCAGACTCTCTGAATCTGCTCTTTTAAGTTAAACATTTTTCGTATTATATGTCTCATTGTAAAATTTCTGAATCATTTTAGTCTTTTCAGAGTCCCCTCCCTTTAAGAGAGGGGGGTCTTactctagcccaggctgggcccATACTCAAGagaatcctgcctcagcctcccttatACTGGGATTATGGTGTGTCCCAGTTGACATTTTACCCACTAATGACCGCTTCCTCTGATCACTTTGAAGAATTCACCATCATTCAGGCTGTCAGGGCAGCATGTGGGTTTTCTTTGAGCCCTTTTTAGTCTTTGTAGTTTGATGACGATGTGTCCTAATGTGGCCCCAGACCCAAATCCTGCCTTCGACTCCCCCAGGATCACGGGTGCTCAGAGCCTTTCTTTGGGTCTTTCTCACATATGGTTCGCTTAACTTCTTTCATCAGTGCAGAAGTTTCCAGATGTCATCTGATCCTTTAATGCCTTTGCTGTCATCTTTGTCACCTTCCATGTCACGGGTCCCCTTGAGACTCTGCTTTTTCAGTCTCTCTTGTTACACTGGTGGGTGTCTCCTCTCCATTCAACCACTGGATCTGTCCAGCTGTGCTCACTCAGTTCTGTTTCCATTTAGGGTCACGTTTGTACAGGCTCCCTCTATAACCCTGATggacccaggctggcttcaaactcacagtaatgttcctgcctctgcctccacgtTCTGGGATTAAGATGTACAGCAACTTGCCCATTCACTTGGCTCTTTATGACACGTTTCCTTACTGACCAGTATAGGCTTGGAGAGTGTTTCAGTTGCTCATTAGAGCAACTTTGATGCCTGCATTGGATCTGCTGTCTTTCCTCTTACAACTCCCAGCTCAGATACTGAGTGGCATAGCCTTGTCGCTCACTGTGGTTTCCATCCCGTGGGACCACTCCCTACACCAACTCCCACTACCTAAAGACCCCCATCAAAGGTCCATGGAGTTAAAAATGCCCAgataggccaggcagtggtggcgcacgcctttaatcccagcacttgggaggcagaggcaggcgga
Above is a window of Arvicanthis niloticus isolate mArvNil1 chromosome 18, mArvNil1.pat.X, whole genome shotgun sequence DNA encoding:
- the Rab4a gene encoding ras-related protein Rab-4A isoform X2; the encoded protein is MTSPDARMLASQNIVIILCGNKKDLDADREVTFLEASRFAQENELMFLETSALTGENVEEAFMQCARKILNKIESGELDPERMGSGIQYGDAALRQLRSPRRTQAPSAQECGC